A part of Limihaloglobus sulfuriphilus genomic DNA contains:
- a CDS encoding FMN-binding protein — protein sequence MQNKKINPVMLFIKESWLLIVCSFVFGLLLAAINAAWQPRIEQNKIGNISDALKTVIPQAKNFERIWSDEQITLDESGKAQKVELFKATASGKTVGWAYTSVGPGYADKIELMIAVDANFEKILAYKVLFSNETSGFGDKIKNDYYKDQFKGAPADELELLKLGDETVIDDKIIAISGATISSEAVVSIFNTYNTTIKAVMKEKGLLK from the coding sequence ATGCAAAATAAAAAGATAAACCCTGTAATGCTGTTCATTAAAGAAAGCTGGCTTCTTATTGTCTGTTCGTTTGTTTTCGGCCTGCTGCTTGCCGCGATAAATGCAGCATGGCAGCCCAGAATCGAACAGAATAAAATCGGAAATATCAGCGATGCCCTGAAAACCGTAATTCCCCAGGCAAAGAACTTCGAGCGGATATGGTCAGATGAGCAAATCACCCTCGATGAATCCGGCAAAGCTCAAAAGGTCGAGCTTTTCAAGGCAACCGCCTCGGGCAAAACTGTCGGCTGGGCATATACATCTGTCGGGCCGGGATATGCGGACAAGATTGAATTGATGATAGCCGTTGACGCGAATTTTGAGAAAATACTGGCATACAAAGTCCTGTTCAGCAATGAGACCAGCGGTTTCGGCGACAAGATCAAGAATGACTATTATAAGGATCAATTCAAAGGTGCTCCTGCCGATGAACTCGAACTGCTTAAGCTCGGTGATGAGACGGTTATTGACGATAAAATTATTGCGATATCAGGAGCCACAATAAGCAGTGAAGCTGTGGTGTCGATATTCAATACATATAATACTACAATTAAAGCTGTTATGAAAGAGAAAGGATTGCTGAAATAA
- the rsxE gene encoding electron transport complex subunit RsxE, whose protein sequence is MADDKKTFSVFLAGIWKENPVFALLLGMCPTLAVTGDVKSALTMGLSATFVLLCSNVVVSLLRGLLKPHLRILIFTLTISTFVTIADLFLKAFLPDMSEKLGPYIPLIIVNCLIICRAEACASKSGVWISFVDGLGMGLGFTITLCILGAVREILSLGSLFGYRVMPDGFITMFAFALPVGAFVTLGLMLGLVNIINTKLAK, encoded by the coding sequence ATGGCTGACGACAAAAAAACCTTTTCAGTCTTTCTGGCGGGAATATGGAAAGAAAACCCTGTGTTTGCACTGCTGCTTGGCATGTGTCCGACACTGGCTGTTACAGGCGACGTGAAATCAGCTTTAACAATGGGGCTAAGTGCGACATTTGTTCTGCTGTGTTCTAATGTTGTTGTAAGCCTTCTTCGCGGGCTGCTTAAGCCGCATCTGCGTATTTTGATTTTTACTTTAACTATCTCCACGTTTGTAACCATAGCAGACCTTTTCTTAAAGGCTTTTCTGCCTGATATGAGTGAAAAACTCGGGCCCTATATTCCTTTGATTATTGTAAACTGCCTTATTATATGCCGTGCAGAGGCCTGTGCCAGCAAGAGCGGCGTCTGGATATCATTTGTTGACGGACTTGGCATGGGGCTCGGTTTTACAATAACCCTCTGCATTCTCGGAGCTGTCCGGGAGATATTGTCGCTTGGCAGCCTTTTCGGTTACCGTGTTATGCCCGATGGATTTATAACCATGTTCGCATTCGCGCTGCCGGTAGGTGCTTTTGTAACGCTGGGGCTTATGCTCGGGCTGGTAAACATAATTAACACTAAACTTGCGAAATGA
- a CDS encoding RnfABCDGE type electron transport complex subunit B — MYILASFTDIITGALPAGIMMVVLAGLFALVLLLASIKLKVEVDPKIEAIQDVLPGIDCGACGFAGCSSYAKAVFNDPAHIGKCAPGGSDVSEAISKILNLNVSGGGAPKRPVVRCSAHLEDKHYEGVYMGITTCAAAHLLPSARSCKYGCLNFGDCVTACQFDAIEVIDGLATIDYEKCTGCMACVKACPRGIIEMIPFENEAMLVVSCKSQELGKEARGRCSVGCIGCKMCTKMSDMFYMDGNLADIDYQKYELNEKVDKLLTKCPPRVIRYHGKGSDKLNEPIEESKTVKKD; from the coding sequence ATGTATATATTAGCTTCATTTACAGACATTATCACCGGTGCTTTGCCCGCCGGCATTATGATGGTGGTTCTTGCGGGACTCTTCGCCCTTGTTCTGCTTCTGGCCAGCATAAAACTCAAAGTAGAGGTTGATCCAAAGATCGAGGCAATACAGGATGTTCTGCCGGGAATTGACTGCGGAGCCTGCGGTTTCGCGGGCTGTTCATCCTATGCCAAGGCTGTATTTAATGATCCCGCACACATAGGCAAATGCGCACCCGGGGGCTCTGATGTCTCCGAGGCTATAAGTAAGATTCTAAACCTCAATGTCAGCGGCGGCGGGGCTCCAAAACGGCCTGTTGTCAGATGCAGTGCACACCTTGAAGACAAGCATTATGAGGGTGTTTATATGGGAATAACAACCTGCGCAGCCGCACATCTGCTGCCCAGCGCCAGGTCATGCAAGTACGGTTGTCTCAATTTTGGCGACTGTGTAACGGCCTGCCAGTTTGACGCGATAGAAGTAATTGACGGCCTGGCAACCATAGACTACGAAAAGTGTACCGGATGCATGGCATGTGTTAAAGCCTGTCCCAGAGGCATTATAGAGATGATACCGTTTGAGAACGAAGCCATGCTCGTGGTAAGCTGTAAGAGTCAGGAGCTCGGCAAAGAAGCCCGCGGTCGATGCAGCGTCGGTTGTATTGGCTGTAAAATGTGCACAAAAATGTCAGATATGTTCTACATGGACGGCAATCTGGCAGATATAGATTATCAAAAGTACGAACTCAACGAAAAAGTGGATAAACTGCTTACCAAATGTCCGCCAAGGGTTATTCGCTATCACGGCAAGGGGTCTGATAAACTCAATGAACCCATTGAAGAATCAAAAACCGTGAAGAAGGATTAG
- the rsxC gene encoding electron transport complex subunit RsxC, whose protein sequence is MKLYSFKGGVHPADRKELSADKAIEPLPVPSQLDVLMSQHIGAVCEPAVEKKQEVKAGDVIGESPAFVSAKIHAPLDGTVKDIALRSHPVLGRVKAVVIDVAQGRQPLEPLEFSGDFDLDGVSGEQIIESIADAGIVGMGGAGFPASVKVTPNPKLPKHTLIVNACECEPYITCDYRLMLEHTPKLITGIMLLKKASGAQRAYIGLEANKPEAAKMITEYLDKKGLSEQIKLVMLETMYPQGGERQLINAVLGKPIKPGVIPPMEGLLVSNVATACAVTEAVVAKKPLTHRVVTVSGGGINSPANLYVPVGTQVSEIIEHCGGLKPETEKLILGGPMMGFSIAELNTPIIKTTGSVLALTKKETHGARSLHETNCLKCGRCLDVCPEGLNPTRIATAVKNGKLELAKDYYISACMECGSCSYVCPAKFEVSGYIKTGKALLSKMAKKG, encoded by the coding sequence ATGAAGTTATATTCCTTTAAAGGCGGTGTGCATCCCGCTGACCGAAAAGAGCTTAGCGCTGATAAGGCGATTGAGCCGCTTCCCGTGCCCTCGCAGCTTGATGTATTGATGAGCCAGCATATTGGTGCGGTTTGTGAGCCTGCTGTAGAAAAGAAACAGGAGGTTAAAGCCGGCGACGTAATAGGCGAGAGCCCGGCTTTTGTCTCTGCAAAGATCCATGCGCCGCTTGACGGTACAGTAAAAGATATAGCTCTTCGCTCTCACCCAGTACTGGGCAGGGTCAAAGCTGTTGTCATAGACGTTGCCCAGGGGCGCCAGCCCCTGGAGCCGCTTGAATTCAGCGGAGATTTTGATCTTGACGGTGTCAGCGGAGAGCAAATCATTGAATCGATCGCAGATGCAGGTATTGTCGGTATGGGCGGGGCGGGTTTCCCTGCCAGCGTGAAGGTGACACCCAATCCAAAACTTCCAAAGCACACCCTTATAGTAAACGCCTGTGAATGCGAGCCTTATATTACATGTGATTACCGGCTTATGCTGGAGCACACTCCAAAGCTGATTACGGGAATAATGCTTCTTAAGAAGGCCTCCGGTGCTCAAAGAGCTTACATTGGCCTTGAAGCCAACAAGCCCGAAGCCGCGAAGATGATTACCGAATATCTCGATAAAAAGGGGTTAAGTGAGCAGATTAAGCTGGTAATGCTTGAGACAATGTACCCGCAGGGCGGCGAAAGACAGCTAATTAACGCTGTTCTTGGCAAACCGATTAAACCCGGAGTTATACCCCCGATGGAGGGGCTTCTGGTTAGTAATGTGGCCACAGCGTGTGCCGTAACAGAAGCCGTCGTTGCAAAAAAGCCTTTGACTCACAGAGTTGTAACTGTATCCGGCGGCGGGATTAACAGCCCGGCAAATCTTTATGTCCCCGTTGGAACGCAGGTCTCGGAAATAATAGAGCATTGCGGCGGGCTGAAACCGGAAACAGAGAAGCTCATTCTCGGCGGGCCGATGATGGGATTCTCAATAGCGGAATTAAACACACCGATTATTAAAACAACCGGTTCAGTGCTGGCGCTGACAAAGAAAGAAACTCACGGCGCAAGAAGTCTGCATGAAACCAACTGTCTCAAATGCGGCAGGTGCCTTGATGTATGCCCTGAAGGTCTCAATCCCACGCGAATTGCGACTGCCGTTAAAAACGGCAAGCTCGAGCTCGCCAAGGATTATTATATATCTGCCTGCATGGAATGCGGCAGCTGCAGCTATGTCTGTCCGGCAAAGTTTGAGGTAAGCGGATATATCAAAACCGGAAAGGCATTACTTTCTAAAATGGCCAAAAAAGGTTGA
- a CDS encoding RnfABCDGE type electron transport complex subunit D, whose translation MSETNKLIVSPAPHISRPLTTRQVMLDVIIALVPAMAAGLFFFREKAAILILTAVLACVISEYLCCLIRKQKSTIGDLSAVVTGVILAFSVSPNLPPAYIVIGSVFCIVIGKMVFGGLGDNPFNPAMLGRAFMTACFGMAMTTWSVPAVVPSQQPKIGAANSYVTGQSGLDEDETLDVITQATPLAWVKEAVKTRNLEDASKIVKAGIANSQLKAVFWGYTGGCLGETSAFALLLGGAYLLIRRTITWIVPVFVIGSAFVFAEIAYLVDSSAFVNPLVHIAGGGMLMAAFFIATDPVTNPVTRKGRMVFGAGVGLLIMLIRVFGAYPEGVMYAVLIMNALSPLIDRMCKRKPYGGEPNAK comes from the coding sequence ATGTCAGAAACGAATAAACTTATAGTATCACCGGCCCCTCATATCAGCCGGCCATTGACAACAAGGCAGGTCATGCTGGATGTCATTATTGCCCTGGTGCCGGCAATGGCGGCCGGGTTGTTTTTTTTCAGAGAAAAAGCGGCGATTCTCATTTTAACAGCGGTTTTAGCCTGTGTTATAAGTGAGTATTTATGCTGCCTGATACGTAAACAGAAATCTACTATCGGAGACTTGAGTGCGGTAGTTACAGGGGTTATACTCGCGTTTTCCGTTAGTCCAAACCTGCCTCCTGCCTATATAGTTATCGGCAGCGTATTTTGCATTGTGATAGGTAAAATGGTTTTTGGCGGACTTGGCGATAACCCGTTTAATCCGGCTATGCTTGGAAGGGCGTTTATGACGGCATGTTTCGGGATGGCGATGACTACCTGGAGCGTGCCGGCGGTTGTGCCTTCTCAGCAGCCGAAAATCGGCGCGGCGAACAGTTATGTAACCGGCCAGAGCGGTCTTGATGAGGACGAAACCCTTGATGTTATCACTCAGGCAACCCCGCTGGCGTGGGTGAAAGAGGCTGTGAAAACCAGAAACCTCGAAGACGCATCAAAAATTGTGAAAGCCGGAATAGCTAACTCACAGCTCAAAGCGGTTTTCTGGGGATATACGGGCGGTTGCCTTGGAGAGACATCGGCGTTTGCCCTGCTTCTGGGCGGAGCATATCTCCTTATACGCAGGACTATTACCTGGATTGTCCCTGTGTTCGTTATCGGTTCGGCTTTTGTTTTTGCTGAGATTGCGTACTTAGTTGACTCATCGGCATTTGTGAATCCTCTGGTTCACATTGCCGGCGGCGGTATGCTGATGGCGGCATTTTTTATAGCCACAGATCCGGTTACAAATCCCGTAACCAGAAAAGGGCGGATGGTTTTCGGCGCGGGCGTGGGGCTGTTAATAATGCTGATTCGTGTCTTTGGTGCATATCCTGAGGGGGTAATGTACGCAGTGCTTATAATGAACGCATTGAGCCCGCTGATAGACCGTATGTGTAAACGCAAGCCGTACGGAGGTGAACCAAATGCAAAATAA
- the carB gene encoding carbamoyl-phosphate synthase large subunit: MPKRKDIKKVMIIGSGPIIIGQACEFDYSGTQACKALRKLGYEIVLVNSNPATIMTDPGMADATYIEPLNAETLTKIIEKERPDALLPNLGGQTGLNLSSELAKSGVLDKFDVKIIGVQLDAIERGEDRIEFKKTMDSLGIEMARSKPAFSVEEAEEIAKELGYPVVLRPAYTMGGTGGGLVYNVDELRLVAARGLAVSMVHQILVEESVLGWEELELEVVRDSKNQKITVCFIENVDPMGVHTGDSYCTAPMLTVSEELQQRLQKYAYDIVEAIGVIGGTNVQFAHDPVTDRVVVIEINPRTSRSSALASKATGFPIAMVSALLACGLTLDEMPYWRDGTLEKYTPCGDYVVVKFARWAFEKFKGAQDKLGTQMRAVGEVMSIGKNYKEAFHKAIRSLEINRYGLGFAKNYNKMPLEELMNLLGEATSERQFIMYEALRKGATLKALHDKTQINMWFLEQMQELVELEERVLSYKGKDLPDELLIEAKKDGFADRYLSKILGIKETDIRSRRKGLGIEESWEPVPVSGVEDAAYYYSTYNAKDKVETSGNRKIMILGGGPNRIGQGIEFDYCCVHAAFTVRDEGLETIMVNCNPETVSTDYDTSDKLYFEPLTVEDVLSIYEKEKPEGVIVQFGGQTPLNIARELEAAGVKIIGTSPETIDLAEDRDLFRAMMERLGIPMPQSGMASNLEQALDIAAEIGYPLMVRPSYVLGGRGMEVVHDEQMLREYVVTAVDVNPEKPILIDKFLGNAIEAEADAISDGSDAFVPAVMEHIELAGVHSGDSACVIPPVSIPAKHIDTICEYTRNIAVEMNVVGLMNMQYAIADDTVYVLEANPRASRTVPLVSKVCGIPMASIATQLMLGKKLSELNLNPKPVPHFGVKEAVFPFNMFQEVDPVLGPEMRSTGEVLGLADSYGLAFFKSQAATNQPLPIAGKVLITVADNDKQSILVSARNFLKAGFKILSTEGTHKFFTNNGIECEKILKVHEGRPNIVDAIKNKEIQLIVNTPSGKTSQYDDSYIRKAAVKYGVSYVTTAAAAAAAVRGIAEIQGRDFSVKSLQEYHKDL, encoded by the coding sequence ATGCCGAAACGCAAAGATATTAAAAAAGTTATGATTATTGGTTCTGGTCCGATTATTATCGGTCAGGCGTGCGAGTTTGATTATTCAGGCACACAGGCCTGTAAAGCTCTTAGAAAACTCGGCTATGAAATTGTTCTGGTTAACTCAAACCCCGCAACGATTATGACAGACCCCGGCATGGCAGATGCAACCTACATAGAGCCGCTCAATGCCGAGACTCTGACGAAAATCATCGAAAAGGAACGCCCTGATGCGCTGCTGCCAAACCTTGGCGGCCAAACCGGTCTCAATCTTTCATCCGAGCTTGCAAAATCCGGCGTGCTTGATAAATTTGATGTTAAAATCATCGGCGTTCAGCTCGACGCAATAGAACGCGGCGAAGACAGGATTGAATTTAAGAAGACCATGGACAGCCTCGGCATAGAGATGGCCAGAAGCAAGCCTGCCTTCAGCGTAGAAGAGGCCGAAGAAATTGCAAAAGAGCTTGGATATCCGGTAGTATTGCGTCCGGCTTATACAATGGGCGGCACCGGCGGTGGATTAGTATATAACGTTGATGAGCTCAGGCTTGTAGCTGCAAGAGGGCTTGCCGTAAGCATGGTGCATCAGATTCTTGTAGAAGAGTCGGTATTGGGCTGGGAGGAGTTGGAATTAGAGGTTGTGCGTGATTCCAAAAATCAAAAGATAACCGTATGTTTCATCGAAAATGTGGACCCAATGGGTGTGCATACGGGCGATTCGTACTGCACAGCTCCTATGCTGACGGTCAGCGAAGAACTCCAGCAGAGACTCCAGAAATATGCCTATGACATAGTAGAAGCTATTGGCGTTATTGGCGGCACAAATGTTCAGTTTGCTCATGATCCGGTAACCGACAGGGTTGTTGTCATAGAAATCAATCCCAGGACATCGCGTTCATCGGCCCTTGCAAGCAAGGCTACAGGTTTTCCAATTGCAATGGTATCGGCACTTCTGGCCTGCGGTCTGACTTTGGACGAGATGCCGTATTGGCGTGATGGGACACTCGAAAAATATACTCCCTGCGGAGACTATGTTGTCGTGAAATTTGCCCGCTGGGCGTTCGAAAAATTCAAAGGCGCTCAGGACAAACTCGGCACTCAGATGCGTGCGGTTGGCGAGGTGATGAGTATTGGCAAGAACTATAAAGAAGCGTTTCATAAGGCTATACGTTCTCTTGAGATAAACCGGTACGGTCTTGGTTTTGCGAAGAATTATAACAAAATGCCTCTTGAAGAGTTGATGAATCTGCTTGGTGAAGCCACAAGTGAGCGGCAGTTTATCATGTACGAAGCTCTCCGCAAGGGGGCAACCCTGAAAGCTCTGCACGATAAGACGCAAATCAACATGTGGTTTCTTGAACAGATGCAGGAGCTGGTTGAGCTTGAAGAGAGAGTGCTTTCATACAAAGGCAAGGATCTACCTGATGAACTGCTGATAGAGGCAAAAAAAGATGGTTTTGCCGACAGATACCTTTCAAAGATTCTCGGCATCAAAGAAACCGATATTCGCAGCCGGCGCAAAGGTCTTGGTATAGAGGAGAGCTGGGAGCCGGTACCGGTAAGCGGTGTAGAGGACGCGGCGTATTACTACTCTACTTATAATGCCAAAGACAAGGTGGAAACTTCCGGCAACCGGAAAATTATGATTCTCGGCGGCGGTCCCAATAGGATCGGGCAGGGTATCGAGTTTGACTATTGTTGCGTTCACGCGGCGTTTACTGTTCGCGATGAGGGGTTGGAAACTATCATGGTCAACTGCAACCCTGAAACTGTTTCTACAGATTATGATACTTCTGATAAGCTCTACTTTGAGCCGTTGACAGTGGAGGATGTTCTCAGTATATACGAAAAAGAAAAGCCGGAGGGCGTAATTGTTCAGTTTGGCGGACAAACTCCCCTGAATATAGCACGTGAGCTGGAAGCCGCCGGTGTTAAAATAATTGGAACATCGCCAGAGACAATCGATTTGGCAGAGGACAGAGATCTCTTCCGTGCCATGATGGAGAGACTTGGTATTCCGATGCCCCAGTCAGGTATGGCGAGCAACCTTGAACAGGCACTTGATATAGCCGCTGAAATCGGCTACCCACTGATGGTGCGGCCGTCTTATGTACTTGGCGGCAGAGGTATGGAGGTTGTACACGATGAGCAGATGCTGCGGGAATATGTAGTCACGGCTGTTGATGTAAACCCCGAAAAGCCAATACTTATCGATAAATTTCTCGGAAATGCGATAGAGGCAGAAGCTGATGCCATATCAGACGGAAGTGATGCGTTTGTGCCGGCGGTTATGGAACATATTGAGCTTGCGGGCGTTCATTCCGGAGATTCGGCTTGTGTGATTCCTCCTGTTTCAATCCCAGCCAAGCATATTGACACAATCTGTGAATATACGCGCAACATAGCGGTAGAGATGAATGTTGTCGGTTTGATGAATATGCAGTACGCCATAGCAGATGATACGGTCTATGTTCTCGAGGCAAACCCAAGGGCATCGCGTACTGTGCCGCTTGTTTCCAAGGTTTGCGGTATTCCAATGGCGAGCATCGCAACACAGCTGATGCTTGGTAAAAAGCTCTCAGAGCTCAATTTAAATCCAAAGCCGGTTCCGCATTTCGGCGTTAAAGAAGCGGTCTTCCCCTTTAATATGTTCCAGGAGGTTGACCCTGTTCTGGGCCCTGAGATGAGATCTACCGGTGAGGTTCTCGGATTAGCCGATTCTTACGGGCTGGCTTTCTTCAAATCGCAGGCCGCGACTAATCAGCCGCTGCCTATCGCCGGCAAGGTACTTATTACCGTTGCTGATAACGATAAACAGTCAATACTAGTCTCGGCGAGGAATTTCCTGAAGGCAGGATTCAAGATTTTATCTACTGAAGGTACACATAAATTCTTTACAAATAACGGCATAGAGTGCGAAAAAATCCTTAAGGTTCACGAGGGCAGGCCAAACATCGTTGATGCGATTAAAAACAAGGAAATACAGCTGATTGTCAATACCCCCTCTGGGAAAACGAGTCAGTATGATGATTCATACATTAGAAAAGCTGCCGTTAAATATGGTGTTTCGTATGTAACAACCGCAGCCGCCGCTGCTGCAGCGGTTCGGGGCATAGCCGAAATCCAGGGCCGCGATTTTTCTGTAAAGTCTCTGCAGGAATACCACAAAGATCTGTAA
- a CDS encoding electron transport complex protein RnfA — translation MDNVQALILAFISIVIVNNLVFSKFLGICPYLGVSGRIDMAFGMGLAVTFVVTLSGIMTYMIDNYVLMRFNLEIVRYVAFIMVIAGAVQLVEMYVRKFFPSLYESFGIFLALITTNCAILGLCLFLNLWEVHSILMAAVMSFGAGIGFTMAICIMAGIREELELANVPDCLKGAPITLITAGLLALAFMGFGGMIK, via the coding sequence ATGGATAATGTTCAGGCACTAATATTAGCGTTTATATCTATCGTAATTGTAAATAACCTTGTTTTTTCCAAGTTCTTAGGAATCTGCCCCTATTTGGGAGTTTCCGGCAGGATAGATATGGCTTTTGGTATGGGGCTGGCTGTGACCTTTGTGGTAACGCTAAGCGGAATAATGACTTACATGATCGACAATTATGTTCTTATGAGATTTAATCTCGAAATTGTCAGGTACGTGGCGTTTATCATGGTTATTGCCGGCGCGGTTCAGCTGGTAGAAATGTATGTACGTAAGTTTTTCCCGTCGCTCTATGAGAGTTTCGGCATTTTCCTGGCTCTTATAACAACAAACTGCGCGATATTAGGTTTGTGCCTTTTTCTCAACCTCTGGGAAGTGCATTCAATTCTGATGGCTGCCGTTATGAGCTTTGGTGCCGGAATCGGTTTTACCATGGCAATCTGCATCATGGCCGGCATACGTGAAGAGCTTGAGCTTGCCAATGTCCCTGATTGTCTAAAAGGTGCTCCGATAACTTTAATTACGGCGGGCCTTCTGGCTTTGGCGTTTATGGGCTTCGGCGGAATGATAAAATGA